A single region of the Winslowiella toletana genome encodes:
- the aguB gene encoding N-carbamoylputrescine amidase → MTRMVTVAATQMHCSWNLEENIARADKLIREAQAKGANVILLQELFMSPYFCIDQDMRHLTLAQSVDNSPLLRHFQALAKSLNIVLPLSFFEKGNNAYFNSLAMIDADGSILGYYRKTHIPNDFGYQEKQYFTPGDTGFRVWDTQFGRIGVGICWDQWFPETQRSLALMGAELIFHPTAIGTEPGEGVGQYDSQPHWTHVQCGAAGANMVPVIASNRIGTEESKFTPGLEMTFYGSSFIADQTGTLVAQADKVSEGILVHSFDLDAIKQHRDWWCLFRDRRPEMYNILTTSDGRNAFSVTGEK, encoded by the coding sequence ATGACCAGAATGGTTACGGTGGCTGCAACTCAAATGCACTGCAGCTGGAATTTAGAGGAAAATATTGCACGAGCAGATAAGCTCATACGCGAAGCACAGGCAAAAGGCGCTAATGTGATTCTGCTCCAGGAGTTATTTATGTCGCCTTATTTCTGTATTGATCAGGATATGCGTCATTTAACTCTGGCTCAGTCAGTAGATAACAGTCCATTGCTGAGACATTTTCAAGCGTTAGCAAAATCACTAAATATTGTTCTGCCCCTTTCTTTTTTTGAGAAAGGAAATAATGCCTATTTCAACTCGCTGGCAATGATTGACGCCGATGGGTCCATTCTGGGTTATTACCGTAAGACGCATATTCCCAATGATTTTGGTTATCAGGAAAAACAGTATTTTACTCCCGGGGACACCGGTTTCCGCGTCTGGGATACACAGTTTGGCCGAATTGGGGTCGGTATCTGCTGGGATCAATGGTTTCCTGAAACTCAGCGTTCATTGGCTTTGATGGGTGCGGAATTGATTTTTCATCCGACCGCGATAGGTACAGAACCTGGTGAGGGGGTAGGCCAGTATGACAGTCAACCACACTGGACTCATGTGCAATGTGGTGCAGCGGGCGCCAATATGGTGCCGGTTATCGCATCTAACCGTATCGGTACTGAAGAGAGTAAATTTACTCCCGGCCTCGAAATGACCTTCTATGGCAGCTCCTTTATCGCTGATCAAACCGGCACACTCGTCGCTCAGGCCGATAAAGTCTCAGAAGGTATTCTGGTCCATTCCTTTGATCTTGATGCAATCAAACAGCATCGCGACTGGTGGTGCCTGTTCCGCGATCGTCGCCCCGAAATGTACAACATATTGACAACCTCAGATGGCCGGAATGCTTTCAGTGTGACAGGAGAGAAATAA
- the aguA gene encoding agmatine deiminase, which yields MSTTTRVTRPAHDGFWMPAEWESHEAIWMLWPYRTDNWREGARPAQKNYAAVAEAISVATPVFVGVPVECVDEAKLILPSRVTIVPMESDDAWVRDCGPTLVINEKGERRGVDWIFTSWGGVKGGLYNPWDKDEQVAPQILAHHNFERYQAPLVVEGGGIHVDGEGTCIATEEVHLNPDRNPALTKSQIEDYLRDYLNIDKVIWLPLGVYEDETSGHIDNMCCFTSPGEVVLTWTDDESDPQYARSKKALDVLENETDAKGRKIKVRKLPQPGPLFITEEEASSIQPSPGMSRGVGQRLAGSYVNYLVTNGRVIFPQFDPQTDAKAVAVIQEAFPQHKIIPLSSREILLGGGNIHCITQQIPSGRI from the coding sequence ATGAGTACAACAACACGCGTTACCCGACCTGCACACGATGGATTCTGGATGCCAGCCGAATGGGAGTCTCACGAAGCGATATGGATGCTATGGCCGTACCGAACTGACAACTGGCGGGAAGGAGCCAGACCTGCTCAGAAAAATTACGCTGCAGTGGCCGAGGCCATCAGTGTCGCTACGCCAGTGTTTGTTGGTGTCCCAGTGGAATGTGTAGATGAGGCGAAACTTATACTGCCTTCTCGGGTCACTATTGTGCCGATGGAAAGCGATGATGCCTGGGTACGCGACTGTGGCCCAACGCTGGTCATTAATGAGAAGGGTGAACGCCGTGGTGTCGACTGGATTTTTACCTCTTGGGGTGGAGTCAAAGGCGGACTTTACAATCCCTGGGATAAAGATGAGCAGGTCGCGCCACAGATCCTGGCCCACCATAACTTCGAACGCTATCAGGCCCCGTTGGTAGTAGAAGGCGGCGGTATTCACGTCGACGGAGAGGGGACCTGCATCGCAACGGAGGAAGTTCACCTTAATCCGGATCGTAATCCTGCATTGACGAAATCCCAGATCGAGGATTATTTAAGGGATTATCTCAATATTGATAAAGTGATCTGGTTACCCTTAGGCGTTTATGAGGATGAAACGTCCGGCCATATTGATAATATGTGTTGCTTCACCAGTCCGGGGGAAGTCGTCCTGACCTGGACGGATGATGAAAGTGATCCTCAATACGCCCGGTCAAAAAAAGCGCTTGATGTGCTTGAAAATGAAACAGATGCTAAAGGACGCAAAATAAAAGTCCGAAAATTGCCCCAGCCTGGTCCACTGTTTATTACGGAAGAAGAAGCGAGCTCCATACAACCCAGTCCAGGCATGAGCCGCGGCGTGGGTCAGCGTCTGGCCGGTTCGTATGTCAATTATCTGGTTACAAATGGACGGGTTATATTTCCACAGTTCGATCCGCAAACGGACGCTAAGGCCGTCGCGGTGATTCAGGAAGCATTTCCGCAGCATAAAATTATACCGTTATCCAGCCGCGAAATATTGCTGGGTGGTGGAAATATTCACTGTATTACGCAGCAAATCCCATCAGGTCGGATTTAA